The genome window ACGGATATAGTATTCTGCTGCATGTCCCATCTGGATACACATATCTTCTTTTAGATGACCACATCCCTCGCCCATAATTTCTCTATCTGTACGACAGGAGCAAGGAGAACAGGAAAATATCGTATTATCATTTAAGTATTTTGAAACTTCCTCATAGCTAGCCCTACGACTGTTGCTATCAATAGCAGATTCAATGGGAATTACTCTCATGAGGCCAATTCCTGGAGGAAACATACCTGAACTCATAGGACCTCGAACTCTTCCATAGGCCTCCATGGCATAGGTGACAATAGGGTACTTCTTTACAACCTCTAGGTTATTGACGATCATCTCCATAATACCGGGAATCCAGCTTTCTGCATGCCAGAAGGTATCCACCCCATCTATAACATTTACAAAGGAAGTACCATACCAAGCTAGCTTCATCATCTGCTCATAGCAATAGTCTTCGGATTTACCCATAATCTCGGCCATTTCCTTAGCCGTCCTCTTAGTGAAATACCCCATAGCTATACCTACTTCAGCCATATCGTCGTCAACACCGGCCTCCAAAATAACATATTCTGGATCATCCCACTTGTATCCATTCTTTTTGGGATCCTTCCGCCCTAGCATATTGGCAAAGGCCATTACCTTTTCATTGTGCTTGCACTCATAACCTTGCGGAAAATACATCTTTGTAATTGATTGCTTCATCGTTTACTCTCCTTTCACTTCTTTATACAACCACTTTGTCCATGCCTCCATACCTTCCCCTGTCTTTGCAGAAATAGGGAAGATAGAGATGTTTGGATTTAGTTTTTTGACTCTTTCAACACACAGGTCGAGATTAAAGTCAAAGACCTCCAGAGTATCTATTTTATTAATAAGAAGAACATCTGATACCTGGAACATTAGTGGGTATTTCAAAGGCTTATCGTCCCCTTCAGGAACACTTAAGATCATTGCATTTTTTGTGGCTCCCGTATCAAATTCGGCAGGACACACTAGGTTTCCTACATTTTCCAGAATGACTAAATCAGTCCCTTTTGCATCTAATGCTTCAAGTCCTTGTCTGGTCATATCTGCATCCAAATGGCACATTCCTCCTGTATGCAGTTGAATTACATTCACACCGGTCTCGGAAATTGTCCTTGCATCCACATCCGAA of Alkalibaculum bacchi contains these proteins:
- the hypB gene encoding hydrogenase nickel incorporation protein HypB, which translates into the protein MKEFRVLKIKESIFEDNNKDAQRLREKLKGENTFLLNLMSSPGAGKTTTLVNTIHRLKDKLIMAVMEADIDSDVDARTISETGVNVIQLHTGGMCHLDADMTRQGLEALDAKGTDLVILENVGNLVCPAEFDTGATKNAMILSVPEGDDKPLKYPLMFQVSDVLLINKIDTLEVFDFNLDLCVERVKKLNPNISIFPISAKTGEGMEAWTKWLYKEVKGE